The following coding sequences are from one bacterium window:
- a CDS encoding SGNH/GDSL hydrolase family protein, which translates to MAKPFRLLGFFLLALILLGCELLGSGSQTVDPDDTETDTGSSLTMPKFNYIALGDSLTMGVQDGTANHFTQPYSYAVFVAKQVSKTYGTGLTMPLLDVDGARKNPDYVPTILGVSGEDSASLSGTKASATEAPAAGDPLHERVLFPLADADHHNAETSQLDAAIWLAQSWKDSDASIPKIITLWIGNNDVLGAVLKKGDENYTAAAINEAMTSPEDFKANLEPAFAALAETGAKVFVGNIPDIPQVAYLVAPSTVKAWTGKTIPTAKVPAGAKISLPAALYLYDDFLKDKDWEDSMDQRLNDASVMTTEEAQLIRDRVQALNAALAELAEAKEFTLVDFHGQLTSPMNIGAQTYTNEWGKGGFFSLDGIHFSHSGHAIAANLWIQAINAKLGSSIEEIPVNEVRLGDPYADRDGDGFPAGQSYEPKEQLVQLLFQFRDADDSDPNVGIKGAE; encoded by the coding sequence ATGGCAAAGCCCTTCCGTTTACTCGGTTTTTTCCTCTTAGCCCTGATTCTCCTCGGCTGCGAACTGCTCGGTTCCGGCTCTCAGACCGTGGATCCCGATGACACCGAGACCGACACCGGCTCCTCGCTGACGATGCCCAAGTTCAATTACATCGCCTTGGGCGACAGCCTGACCATGGGCGTCCAAGACGGCACCGCCAATCATTTCACCCAGCCTTACAGCTATGCGGTTTTCGTCGCCAAGCAGGTCTCCAAGACCTACGGCACCGGCCTGACCATGCCGCTGCTCGACGTCGATGGCGCCCGCAAAAATCCCGATTATGTCCCGACCATCCTCGGGGTCTCGGGCGAGGATTCGGCCAGCTTGAGCGGCACCAAGGCCTCGGCCACCGAAGCTCCGGCCGCCGGCGATCCCTTGCACGAGCGAGTCCTCTTTCCGCTCGCCGATGCCGACCATCACAACGCTGAAACCAGCCAGCTCGACGCCGCGATTTGGCTCGCCCAGAGCTGGAAGGACAGCGACGCCAGCATCCCGAAGATCATCACCCTTTGGATCGGCAACAACGACGTGCTCGGCGCGGTCCTGAAGAAGGGCGACGAGAATTACACCGCGGCGGCGATCAACGAGGCAATGACTTCGCCCGAGGATTTCAAAGCCAACCTCGAGCCGGCCTTCGCGGCCTTGGCCGAAACCGGCGCCAAGGTCTTCGTCGGCAATATTCCCGATATTCCCCAAGTCGCCTACCTGGTCGCGCCTTCGACCGTGAAGGCCTGGACCGGCAAGACCATTCCGACGGCCAAGGTCCCGGCCGGCGCCAAGATCAGCCTGCCGGCGGCGCTTTACCTCTATGACGACTTTCTGAAGGACAAGGACTGGGAAGACAGCATGGATCAACGCCTCAACGACGCTTCGGTCATGACGACCGAGGAAGCCCAGCTGATCCGCGACCGGGTTCAGGCCCTCAACGCGGCGCTGGCCGAGCTGGCCGAAGCCAAGGAATTCACCCTGGTCGATTTCCACGGCCAGCTCACTTCGCCGATGAATATCGGGGCTCAAACTTACACCAACGAATGGGGCAAGGGCGGCTTCTTCAGCCTCGACGGAATCCACTTCAGCCACAGCGGCCACGCCATCGCGGCCAACCTCTGGATCCAGGCGATCAACGCCAAGCTCGGCTCCTCGATCGAGGAGATCCCGGTGAATGAGGTTCGGCTCGGCGATCCTTATGCCGACCGCGACGGCGACGGCTTCCCGGCCGGCCAGTCCTACGAGCCCAAAGAACAGCTCGTGCAGCTGCTCTTCCAGTTCCGCGACGCCGACGATTCCGATCCCAACGTCGGGATCAAGGGCGCCGAATGA
- a CDS encoding ABC transporter ATP-binding protein, with protein sequence MSPILSLENVRFGYGPQPLFRDLSFEIEAGEFVGLLGPNGCGKTSLLQLIAGVSRPESGRVSLQGRPLSEIPRNELARSVSVLPQETFVEFPFTALEVVLMGRAPYLKRFQWEGPRDLAIAQEAMRLTDCLEFAGRDVRSLSGGERERVLLARALAQEPKLLLLDEPTTHLDLKHQSEIFRLLRRLHAQQGLTLIVVLHDLNFAATACQRLLLLAEGRLKADGPPAEVLKAATIREVFGAEVWAGTEEKSGRPFFLPLLP encoded by the coding sequence GTGAGCCCGATCCTCTCGCTGGAAAACGTGCGCTTCGGCTATGGCCCCCAACCCTTGTTTCGGGACTTGAGCTTCGAGATCGAGGCCGGCGAGTTCGTCGGCCTGCTCGGGCCCAATGGCTGCGGCAAGACCTCGCTGCTCCAGCTCATCGCCGGCGTTTCGCGGCCGGAAAGCGGCCGAGTGTCGCTCCAAGGCCGGCCCTTGAGCGAGATTCCGCGGAACGAGCTCGCCCGCTCGGTGTCGGTCCTGCCCCAGGAAACCTTCGTCGAATTTCCTTTCACCGCCCTCGAGGTCGTCTTGATGGGGCGGGCTCCCTATCTCAAACGCTTCCAATGGGAGGGGCCCCGCGACCTCGCGATCGCCCAGGAGGCGATGCGGCTGACCGACTGCCTGGAGTTCGCCGGCCGCGACGTCCGCTCGCTCTCCGGCGGCGAGCGCGAGCGGGTGCTCTTGGCCCGGGCCCTGGCCCAGGAGCCGAAGCTGCTCCTGCTCGACGAGCCGACCACCCATCTCGACTTGAAGCACCAGAGCGAGATCTTCCGGCTGCTGCGCCGGCTCCACGCCCAGCAAGGCCTGACCCTGATCGTGGTGCTGCACGACTTGAATTTCGCCGCCACCGCCTGCCAGCGGCTGCTGCTCCTGGCCGAGGGCCGGCTCAAGGCCGACGGCCCGCCGGCCGAGGTCCTCAAGGCCGCCACGATCCGCGAAGTTTTCGGCGCCGAAGTTTGGGCCGGAACCGAGGAGAAGAGCGGCCGGCCCTTCTTCCTGCCACTCTTGCCCTAG
- a CDS encoding circularly permuted type 2 ATP-grasp protein: protein MLANASPSGSVAENSYHEFYADNFEPRSHYRLLWEHIRRVGQGGLAQKSREAHLALSTEGVTFTVYSEQAEGIERVLPFDVIPRIIPAAEWSGLEKGLKQRVKALNLFLKDLYHEQRVLKDGVIPPELIYQGKDFRREVLGIDPPHDIYTHVSGIDLVRDHDGGYLVLEDNLRTPSGVSYMIENRILERHILSEFFAKHRVRRVEHYPTLLLEALRHVAPRGPGEAEVVVLTPGIFNSAYYEHTFLAKEMGVELAEGRDMVVKNNIVYLKTTRGLRRVDVVYRRVDDDYLDPLHFNPNSILGVAGILNAWRAGNVAIVNAPGTGIADDKAIYPFVPLLIRYYLGEPPLLKNVPTYLMIRAEDRQRVLDDIENMVVKAVSESGGYGMLIGPAASSAEREEFRKRILANPRNYIAQPVVPLSRHICYLDGELSSRHIDLRPYVIYGKEIEVVPGGLTRVALRKGSLVVNSSQGGGSKDTWVLAE, encoded by the coding sequence ATGTTAGCCAACGCCTCTCCATCCGGCTCCGTCGCTGAGAATTCCTACCACGAATTTTACGCGGATAACTTTGAGCCCCGCTCCCATTACCGGCTGCTCTGGGAGCATATCCGCCGGGTCGGGCAGGGCGGCCTTGCCCAGAAGAGCCGCGAAGCCCATTTGGCCCTCAGCACCGAGGGTGTGACCTTCACGGTCTACAGCGAGCAGGCCGAAGGCATCGAGCGGGTCCTGCCCTTCGACGTGATTCCCCGGATCATCCCGGCCGCCGAGTGGTCGGGCCTGGAAAAGGGCTTGAAGCAGCGGGTCAAGGCCCTCAATCTCTTCCTCAAGGACCTCTATCACGAGCAGCGGGTGCTGAAGGACGGGGTCATTCCGCCGGAGCTGATCTATCAAGGCAAGGACTTCCGCCGCGAGGTTTTGGGCATCGATCCGCCCCACGACATCTACACCCATGTCAGCGGCATCGACTTGGTTCGGGATCATGACGGCGGCTACCTGGTGCTCGAGGACAATTTGCGGACACCCTCCGGCGTCTCCTACATGATCGAGAACCGAATCCTCGAGCGCCACATCCTCTCCGAATTTTTCGCCAAGCACCGGGTCCGGCGGGTCGAGCACTATCCGACCTTGCTGCTCGAGGCCCTGCGCCACGTCGCGCCCCGCGGCCCCGGCGAGGCCGAGGTGGTGGTCCTGACGCCGGGCATCTTCAATTCGGCCTACTATGAGCACACCTTCCTGGCCAAGGAGATGGGCGTCGAATTGGCCGAGGGCCGGGACATGGTGGTGAAGAACAACATCGTCTATCTCAAGACCACCCGGGGCCTGCGCCGGGTCGACGTCGTTTACCGGCGGGTCGACGACGACTACCTCGATCCGCTCCATTTCAATCCCAATTCGATCTTGGGCGTCGCCGGCATCCTCAATGCTTGGCGGGCCGGCAATGTCGCCATCGTCAACGCCCCCGGCACCGGCATCGCCGACGACAAGGCCATCTATCCCTTCGTGCCGCTGCTGATCCGCTATTACCTGGGCGAGCCGCCCTTGCTCAAAAACGTCCCGACCTATCTGATGATCCGGGCCGAGGATCGGCAGCGGGTCCTGGACGACATCGAAAACATGGTCGTCAAGGCGGTCAGCGAGTCCGGCGGCTACGGCATGCTGATCGGTCCGGCGGCCAGTTCGGCCGAGCGCGAAGAATTCAGAAAAAGGATCTTGGCCAACCCGCGGAATTACATCGCCCAACCGGTGGTCCCGCTGTCGCGCCACATCTGCTATTTGGACGGCGAGCTCAGCTCGCGCCACATCGACCTTAGGCCTTACGTCATCTACGGCAAGGAGATCGAGGTCGTCCCCGGCGGCTTGACCCGGGTCGCGCTGCGCAAGGGTTCGCTGGTGGTCAACTCCTCGCAGGGCGGCGGGAGCAAGGATACATGGGTTTTAGCGGAGTGA
- a CDS encoding iron ABC transporter permease, whose translation MKAAALTGKRFWTTLSILALLLALAVFLSVAWGGGRLDWRVALGQPGSPDHDILFYSRLPRVLLAVIVGFALSSGGVAFQSLLRNPMADPYILGVSGGAALGSVVSVSMGLPFAWVSLIAFAASLLSLLLIYWIAQTRGRLPVYSLLLTGVIFNAFSFALIMFINSLVSFEQAHRIWYLMVGSLEAESYGKLGWVALFVGLGFSLLFFHAGKMNLMSMGDATAQYLGLDVEKFRRHLFFAASLMIGATVSLSGLIGFVGLFIPHMVRLKLGSDHRLLLPAAALFGASFLVLADWAARSLLAGAAYQTQVPVGVITALVGGPFFVYLLKKPSSRGVW comes from the coding sequence ATGAAGGCCGCGGCCCTTACCGGAAAGCGATTTTGGACCACCCTTTCGATCCTGGCCCTGCTCTTGGCCCTGGCCGTTTTCCTTTCGGTGGCCTGGGGCGGCGGCCGGCTCGATTGGCGGGTCGCCTTGGGCCAGCCCGGCAGCCCCGATCACGACATCCTCTTCTATTCGCGGCTGCCCCGGGTCCTGCTGGCCGTCATCGTCGGCTTCGCCCTGTCCAGCGGCGGGGTCGCCTTCCAAAGTCTGCTCCGCAATCCGATGGCCGATCCTTATATCCTGGGAGTCTCGGGCGGGGCGGCGCTGGGCAGCGTCGTCTCGGTTTCGATGGGCCTGCCCTTCGCCTGGGTGAGCCTCATCGCCTTCGCCGCCTCGCTGCTCTCGCTGCTCTTGATTTATTGGATCGCCCAGACCCGGGGGCGGTTGCCGGTCTACAGCCTGCTGCTCACCGGTGTCATCTTCAACGCCTTCAGCTTCGCCCTCATCATGTTCATCAACTCCTTGGTCAGCTTCGAGCAGGCTCATCGGATCTGGTACCTGATGGTCGGCTCGCTCGAAGCCGAAAGCTACGGCAAGCTCGGCTGGGTCGCGCTCTTCGTCGGCCTCGGCTTCAGCCTGCTTTTCTTCCACGCCGGCAAGATGAATTTGATGTCGATGGGCGACGCCACCGCCCAATATCTCGGGCTCGACGTCGAGAAATTCCGCCGCCATCTTTTCTTCGCGGCCTCCTTGATGATCGGCGCGACGGTCAGCCTCTCGGGCCTGATCGGCTTCGTCGGCCTCTTCATCCCCCACATGGTGCGCCTGAAGCTGGGCTCGGACCACCGGCTCCTGCTGCCGGCGGCGGCGCTCTTCGGCGCCAGCTTTTTGGTTTTGGCCGACTGGGCCGCCCGGAGCCTGCTGGCCGGCGCGGCCTATCAAACCCAAGTGCCGGTCGGCGTGATCACCGCCTTGGTCGGCGGACCCTTCTTTGTCTACCTCTTGAAGAAACCTTCGAGCCGAGGTGTCTGGTGA
- a CDS encoding fasciclin domain-containing protein, whose translation MKRMMIAAVLCLGPWANATAATVAEVVAAKDPAFSTALESAGLASMLKGGLFTVFVPSSDAFAKVDGKLRSDPDRLRAVLAYHIVPAKVTPEQLRQMLAAKTVNGKELKISNKGETVQVGRAKVLPGETTASNGVVYGIDAVLMP comes from the coding sequence ATGAAGAGAATGATGATCGCCGCTGTCCTCTGCCTTGGACCCTGGGCCAACGCCACAGCCGCCACCGTGGCCGAGGTCGTCGCCGCCAAGGACCCCGCCTTCAGCACCGCCCTCGAGAGCGCCGGCTTGGCCTCGATGCTCAAAGGCGGCCTTTTCACCGTCTTCGTACCCAGCTCCGACGCCTTCGCCAAGGTCGACGGAAAATTACGGAGCGATCCGGATCGTTTGCGGGCGGTGCTGGCCTATCACATCGTCCCGGCCAAAGTGACCCCCGAACAATTGCGGCAGATGCTCGCGGCCAAGACGGTCAACGGCAAGGAGCTCAAGATCTCGAATAAAGGAGAAACGGTCCAGGTCGGCAGGGCCAAGGTCCTGCCGGGCGAAACCACGGCCAGCAACGGCGTGGTCTACGGCATCGACGCGGTGTTGATGCCATGA
- a CDS encoding energy transducer TonB: MSHRASNKIGFAIAVSILVHVLLAIFFWRLSWRWDKLAATLSDAGGVIWFNLNPGGTGLGGEGGRGAPVGEDLSGTEAKSAEGEKARPREAPPPPKKKSAEQGPSLPAAAKPEATVKKESEKSAGLQGPGVGDTEGAQTGPGGGSGEGLGQGQGGGEGSGQGPGGTGALGSGGSGQGGEANAVLAKIRNKIARAKRYPRQARSEGLEGVCGINFAIRPDGSLDFVELSKSSGYAVLDEEALATVRRAAPFPYYAGPIRFSLRFSLKDL, translated from the coding sequence ATGAGCCACCGCGCTTCGAATAAAATCGGTTTCGCCATCGCGGTCTCGATTCTGGTCCACGTCCTGCTGGCGATCTTCTTTTGGCGCCTGAGCTGGCGCTGGGACAAGCTGGCCGCGACCTTGAGCGATGCCGGCGGCGTGATCTGGTTCAATCTGAATCCCGGCGGCACGGGCCTGGGCGGCGAAGGCGGCCGCGGCGCGCCGGTCGGCGAGGATCTGAGCGGAACCGAAGCCAAATCGGCTGAAGGCGAGAAAGCGCGGCCGCGCGAAGCCCCGCCGCCGCCGAAGAAAAAATCGGCCGAGCAAGGGCCGTCGCTTCCCGCGGCGGCGAAACCGGAAGCGACGGTTAAAAAAGAGAGCGAAAAAAGCGCCGGCTTGCAAGGTCCCGGGGTGGGCGACACCGAAGGCGCCCAGACCGGCCCCGGCGGAGGCAGCGGCGAGGGTTTGGGCCAAGGCCAGGGCGGCGGCGAAGGCTCGGGCCAGGGACCGGGCGGAACCGGCGCCTTGGGCAGCGGCGGCTCCGGCCAGGGCGGCGAAGCCAACGCGGTGCTGGCCAAGATTCGCAACAAGATCGCCCGGGCCAAACGCTATCCCCGGCAGGCGCGCAGCGAGGGCTTGGAGGGCGTTTGCGGAATCAATTTCGCGATCCGGCCCGACGGCTCGCTCGACTTCGTCGAGCTGAGCAAGAGCAGCGGCTACGCGGTGCTCGACGAGGAGGCCTTGGCGACGGTGCGGCGAGCGGCGCCCTTCCCTTATTATGCCGGACCGATTCGATTTAGTTTGCGGTTTAGCTTGAAGGATTTATGA